One Candidatus Melainabacteria bacterium genomic window carries:
- a CDS encoding ArsR family transcriptional regulator, which produces MKAKDAVRALSALAQESRLEVFRLLVRRGPSGLAAGELSETLGLPPATMSFHLKELSNAGLISSRRESRSIIYSADFAHMKDLIDFLLENCCSDNGGKCQ; this is translated from the coding sequence ATGAAAGCGAAAGACGCAGTCCGGGCATTATCTGCCCTGGCTCAGGAATCACGTTTGGAAGTATTCAGGCTGCTCGTGCGCAGGGGCCCCAGCGGACTGGCAGCCGGTGAGTTGAGCGAGACGCTAGGTCTTCCTCCAGCAACGATGTCCTTCCATCTGAAGGAACTATCAAACGCTGGATTGATCAGCTCTCGGCGTGAAAGCCGCTCGATCATCTATTCAGCGGATTTTGCACACATGAAAGACCTGATCGATTTTCTGCTTGAGAATTGTTGTTCAGACAATGGAGGCAAATGCCAATGA
- the arsB gene encoding ACR3 family arsenite efflux transporter, which produces MTSQAEANGKNKNPESTIGFFERWLTLWVFLCIAAGIILGQLLPEPVKFIGSLEVARVNIPVGVLIWLMIIPMLLKIDFGALGQVREHWKGIAVTLFINWAVKPFSMALLAYVFIRVLFAPFLPADQLDSYVAGLILLAAAPCTAMVFVWSQLTKGDPYFTLSQVAVNDVIMIFAFAPIVGLLLGLSSISVPWDTLLISVGLYILIPVIIAQAWRGTLLKQGQSAFDKTLTFLHPVSLSALLITLILLFAFQGEAILKQPLVIAMLAVPILIQVFVNSSIAYLLNKKLGVAHSVACPSALIGASNFFELAVATAISLFGFHSGAALATVVGVLIEVPVMLGVVRIVNSSKSWYEQGLVHR; this is translated from the coding sequence ATGACCAGTCAAGCAGAAGCGAATGGAAAAAATAAAAATCCTGAGTCGACGATCGGCTTCTTTGAGCGTTGGCTGACGCTTTGGGTTTTTCTCTGCATCGCTGCAGGTATTATTCTTGGTCAACTTCTGCCTGAACCAGTCAAGTTCATCGGGTCTCTTGAAGTTGCCAGAGTGAACATTCCGGTCGGTGTGCTGATTTGGCTGATGATTATACCGATGCTGTTGAAAATCGACTTCGGCGCTCTCGGCCAAGTAAGGGAACATTGGAAAGGCATAGCCGTAACGCTCTTCATAAACTGGGCAGTCAAGCCCTTTTCCATGGCTCTTCTCGCATATGTATTTATACGCGTTCTTTTTGCTCCGTTTTTACCTGCGGATCAACTTGATAGCTATGTTGCCGGTCTGATACTTCTTGCTGCTGCACCATGCACGGCCATGGTCTTCGTCTGGAGCCAACTCACGAAGGGCGATCCGTATTTTACTCTTTCGCAAGTTGCCGTAAACGACGTTATTATGATATTTGCGTTCGCGCCAATCGTCGGGCTTTTGTTGGGACTCTCATCAATAAGTGTGCCGTGGGACACTCTGCTCATTTCTGTTGGACTGTACATCCTGATCCCGGTCATCATTGCGCAAGCATGGCGAGGTACATTGTTGAAGCAAGGACAGAGCGCATTTGATAAAACGCTTACGTTCCTTCACCCCGTTTCGCTCTCCGCATTGTTAATTACGCTCATTCTATTGTTTGCATTTCAGGGCGAGGCAATACTCAAACAACCGCTCGTCATCGCTATGCTTGCGGTGCCGATTCTGATTCAGGTTTTCGTCAACTCCTCAATCGCTTATTTATTGAATAAGAAGCTCGGTGTTGCGCACTCCGTTGCGTGCCCATCCGCCTTAATCGGCGCAAGCAATTTCTTCGAGCTTGCCGTCGCAACAGCAATCAGCCTCTTCGGCTTCCATTCCGGCGCTGCTCTGGCCACCGTAGTCGGCGTCTTAATTGAAGTGCCGGTTATGCTCGGCGTAGTTCGCATCGTCAATAGTAGTAAAAGCTGGTATGAACAAGGACTTGTGCATAGGTAG
- a CDS encoding FAD-dependent monooxygenase has product MTLRRKTDIAVVGAGLVGSLLSIFLAKRKFAIDIFERRPDMRTETVSAGRSINLAVSTRGIHALKQAGLDQEVLKYAVPMRGRMIHAIDGQLTYQPYGKDDSEYINSISRADLNKMLMTAAEETGMVDIYFNQKCTGMDIDKGMISLFHEPDNQYADVVANIVIGTDGSASAIRNDMAKQPGFQQTESELDYGYKELVIPPGKDGTFLIEKNALHIWPRGTFMLIALPNFDGSFTCTLFLPWEGPVSFEKLKTPEDVKRFFDEQFADAVPLLSNLEQTFFDNPTGHMVTVKCSPWNVEERVLLVGDAAHAIVPFFGQGMNAGFEDLTILDQCIENHLTQGGALYINRRSREGETDALSRRIQEGSSGWAQVFDDFVKRRKVDTDAIADMAVENFTEMRDKVAIPQFLLEKAVEKVLQKEFPGSYLSRYSLVTFSNVPYSFAMRAGIANDEVLAELCANISKPEDVDLKLAQKLLKAKVAPILEERSDELFAAAK; this is encoded by the coding sequence ATTACACTGAGAAGAAAAACTGACATTGCAGTAGTCGGCGCTGGACTCGTAGGGTCGCTGCTCTCCATATTCCTGGCGAAACGCAAATTTGCCATCGATATTTTCGAACGACGCCCGGATATGCGCACAGAAACAGTCAGTGCCGGACGCTCTATAAATCTGGCGGTTTCAACTCGCGGCATTCATGCTCTCAAGCAAGCTGGACTGGACCAGGAAGTGCTCAAATACGCAGTTCCCATGCGCGGCAGAATGATTCACGCAATCGACGGGCAGCTCACTTATCAACCATATGGCAAAGATGATTCCGAATACATCAATTCCATCTCACGCGCTGATTTGAACAAAATGCTGATGACAGCTGCGGAAGAGACAGGCATGGTTGATATTTATTTCAATCAAAAATGCACCGGCATGGACATCGATAAGGGAATGATTTCCCTGTTTCACGAGCCTGACAATCAATACGCCGATGTCGTCGCGAACATCGTCATTGGCACAGACGGCTCAGCCTCTGCCATTCGAAATGACATGGCAAAACAACCGGGCTTTCAGCAAACAGAATCAGAACTTGATTACGGCTACAAAGAGCTTGTGATACCACCGGGCAAAGATGGCACGTTCTTGATCGAAAAGAACGCTCTGCACATCTGGCCGCGTGGCACCTTCATGCTCATAGCACTGCCGAACTTCGACGGCAGTTTCACATGCACGCTGTTCCTTCCGTGGGAAGGTCCGGTCAGCTTCGAAAAACTGAAAACGCCGGAAGACGTAAAGCGCTTTTTCGACGAACAATTCGCTGATGCAGTGCCGCTCCTATCCAACCTGGAACAGACGTTCTTCGACAACCCGACCGGTCACATGGTGACTGTCAAATGCAGCCCCTGGAATGTGGAAGAAAGAGTCTTGCTAGTCGGTGACGCTGCCCACGCCATCGTTCCTTTCTTTGGACAGGGCATGAATGCAGGGTTTGAAGATTTGACGATACTGGATCAGTGCATCGAAAACCACCTGACGCAGGGCGGTGCACTCTATATCAATCGCCGGTCGCGTGAAGGGGAAACAGACGCGCTGAGCAGAAGAATCCAGGAAGGTTCAAGCGGTTGGGCGCAAGTGTTCGACGACTTCGTCAAGCGCAGAAAGGTTGACACTGACGCTATTGCCGACATGGCTGTGGAAAACTTCACTGAGATGCGTGACAAGGTAGCGATTCCGCAATTCCTGCTCGAAAAAGCAGTGGAGAAAGTCTTGCAGAAAGAATTTCCCGGCTCATATCTGTCGCGCTACTCGTTAGTGACATTCAGCAACGTGCCTTACAGTTTCGCGATGCGTGCAGGCATTGCCAACGATGAAGTGTTGGCAGAACTCTGCGCGAACATCAGCAAACCAGAAGACGTTGATCTGAAACTCGCACAGAAACTGCTGAAAGCGAAGGTAGCACCGATTCTGGAAGAACGCAGCGACGAGTTGTTTGCTGCCGCTAAGTAA
- a CDS encoding N-acetyltransferase encodes MKTIESERILFRRITDDDLDALAALYADPDVMRYYPRTRTREETRESIKTYQKKYETEQVCLMAAIHKRENKFIGRCGIVLQEIEGEIFPEVGYMLDKFFWRGGLGTEAALAFRDYGFRELSYPKIISIIHPLNLASQGVAKNIGMTLERTTIFDTIECQVYSITRDQWEPLGAAEKN; translated from the coding sequence ATGAAAACAATTGAGTCGGAGCGCATACTTTTTCGCAGAATAACTGACGACGATCTCGACGCACTGGCCGCCCTCTATGCAGACCCGGATGTAATGCGCTATTACCCGAGAACACGCACGCGTGAAGAAACGCGCGAATCAATTAAAACGTATCAAAAGAAATACGAAACCGAACAAGTTTGTCTTATGGCAGCAATTCACAAACGCGAGAACAAATTCATTGGTCGATGCGGGATTGTATTGCAAGAAATCGAAGGGGAAATATTTCCCGAAGTCGGTTATATGCTCGATAAATTTTTCTGGCGGGGCGGGCTGGGAACCGAAGCAGCTTTAGCCTTTCGCGACTATGGCTTTAGAGAACTGAGCTACCCAAAAATTATTTCGATTATCCACCCACTGAATCTAGCATCACAGGGCGTGGCAAAAAATATTGGGATGACGCTCGAACGCACCACCATATTCGACACCATAGAATGTCAGGTCTATTCGATTACCCGCGACCAGTGGGAACCACTTGGCGCCGCAGAGAAAAATTGA
- a CDS encoding arsenate reductase ArsC — protein MQLKVLFICIENSCRSQIAEGFGRRLGLEAESAGIKAGAGVNPDAVKVMDEIGVDISKQYSKAIDNEKLGNYDAIISMCSVKTADFCPSTFIGTQANWNVEDPKGQPLDVFRRVRDEIKSKVEELAKEKCPSKS, from the coding sequence CTGCAATTGAAGGTTCTATTCATTTGTATAGAGAATAGTTGTCGCAGCCAAATAGCTGAAGGCTTCGGAAGACGACTGGGACTTGAGGCTGAAAGCGCCGGTATAAAGGCCGGCGCCGGCGTTAACCCAGATGCTGTAAAAGTGATGGACGAGATCGGCGTCGACATATCGAAGCAGTACTCCAAGGCCATCGACAACGAAAAGCTCGGTAACTATGATGCAATCATTTCGATGTGCTCCGTGAAAACTGCCGACTTCTGTCCCTCAACATTCATTGGCACGCAAGCCAATTGGAACGTTGAAGATCCCAAAGGGCAGCCGCTTGATGTGTTCCGGCGGGTGCGTGACGAGATAAAGTCTAAGGTCGAAGAACTGGCTAAAGAAAAGTGCCCAAGTAAATCGTGA
- a CDS encoding tetratricopeptide repeat protein: protein MNRTLSFAIALSGLLLSASTATAQVPGVPSTQPAQPAKKLPSAAATTSTKTTSTTSTTTTSTSATGSGAPQVLSGGIKVDMTTAEKLLSQGKWSDAEGLFREALVSNPTDVLATLGLGMALANEFKLDSADTMFDRVIAIDPNNATAYAGKAMVMLNRLQSSSGTIRNEKDSILKQAEDYAKRATTLGPANADAHNALGQVYKEQGRNDEAASELTNATIMNPDMSYAYSSLGMVRLAQNSPAEASEAFKRAITLNSGNSTAHYGLGATLLKQGQIDDAIKELNTSLYQFPNSWPVRMALGQAYNTQGNTVAALQQFQLSTLIKPENAEPYLAMADIHQQRGDLELALADLRSGLTQSPYDLSLRQRIADIDLSLERADDAIKGYRAILSMSANDNNAVKGLSQALFLKAQKATVGAMLSSNDYDTANKALNEAIKLSPDDMELRLAKAKLVSLSGAAEFQAQYANIQPTCDGERVALAEVLATQGQFKKAADEFNAVTTNLKDPKQLYAVADIATLTRSLDSAEAAYKKSLAMGGNPERGQVGLKKVADLRKAAADAAAVAAELAHKRQWDGAIAKFREAIKDDPALPSARRGLAEALEEGPEDSVPTLSESAKQYQYYLAVATDLTEHDREKLTDLIGKLNDKVAKLKQKEERQ from the coding sequence ATGAACCGCACTCTTTCTTTCGCTATAGCCTTATCTGGATTGCTTCTCAGCGCGTCAACCGCCACAGCCCAAGTTCCGGGTGTGCCGAGCACTCAGCCAGCTCAACCAGCGAAGAAGCTCCCCAGTGCGGCCGCAACGACTTCCACTAAAACAACATCGACTACATCGACAACCACAACATCGACCTCCGCCACGGGCTCAGGAGCCCCACAGGTCTTGAGCGGCGGCATCAAGGTCGACATGACCACTGCCGAAAAGTTGCTCTCGCAGGGCAAATGGTCGGACGCAGAAGGGCTTTTCCGTGAGGCACTGGTAAGCAACCCTACCGACGTTCTGGCGACGCTGGGGCTCGGCATGGCCCTGGCTAATGAGTTCAAGCTGGACAGTGCCGACACTATGTTCGACCGTGTCATCGCCATAGACCCGAACAACGCAACCGCATACGCAGGCAAGGCCATGGTCATGCTTAACCGCCTGCAATCGTCTTCTGGAACGATTCGCAATGAAAAAGACTCTATACTCAAACAAGCCGAAGATTACGCCAAACGCGCGACCACACTTGGTCCAGCCAACGCCGACGCTCACAACGCACTCGGTCAGGTTTACAAAGAGCAGGGACGCAATGATGAAGCGGCTTCTGAGCTGACCAATGCGACCATCATGAATCCCGATATGTCCTACGCCTACTCATCGCTCGGAATGGTCCGACTGGCGCAGAACAGTCCTGCTGAAGCTTCGGAAGCCTTCAAACGCGCCATCACATTGAACTCCGGCAACTCAACCGCGCATTACGGACTGGGCGCCACCCTCTTGAAACAAGGTCAGATCGATGATGCCATCAAAGAATTGAACACCTCGCTATACCAGTTTCCCAATAGCTGGCCGGTCAGAATGGCGCTCGGTCAAGCCTACAACACACAGGGAAATACAGTGGCAGCGCTTCAACAGTTCCAGCTTTCCACTCTAATCAAGCCTGAAAACGCTGAACCTTATTTAGCTATGGCTGACATCCACCAACAGCGTGGAGATCTTGAGTTGGCCCTCGCAGACTTGCGCTCTGGACTGACGCAATCACCATACGACCTGAGCTTGCGCCAACGCATCGCTGACATCGATCTCAGCCTCGAACGCGCTGATGACGCCATCAAGGGCTATCGCGCCATTCTCTCAATGAGTGCCAACGACAACAATGCCGTCAAAGGCTTGAGCCAGGCACTTTTCCTCAAAGCGCAAAAAGCCACAGTGGGCGCAATGTTGTCTTCGAACGACTACGACACAGCCAACAAAGCTTTGAATGAAGCGATCAAGTTGAGCCCAGACGACATGGAGTTGCGCCTGGCGAAAGCGAAATTGGTATCACTTTCCGGCGCCGCCGAGTTTCAGGCTCAATATGCAAACATTCAGCCGACCTGTGACGGCGAAAGAGTTGCACTTGCAGAAGTACTCGCCACGCAAGGTCAATTCAAAAAAGCTGCGGATGAATTCAATGCGGTAACAACCAATTTGAAGGATCCCAAACAGCTCTACGCCGTTGCCGATATCGCAACATTGACTCGCTCTCTCGACAGCGCAGAAGCGGCTTACAAGAAATCTCTGGCGATGGGCGGAAACCCTGAACGCGGACAAGTAGGTTTGAAGAAAGTTGCAGACTTGAGAAAAGCTGCAGCTGATGCAGCCGCTGTCGCCGCCGAACTCGCTCATAAAAGGCAGTGGGACGGTGCCATCGCCAAATTTCGGGAAGCGATCAAAGACGACCCGGCGCTACCCTCAGCACGCCGTGGTCTCGCCGAAGCCCTTGAAGAAGGTCCCGAAGACTCAGTTCCAACCTTGAGCGAGTCAGCCAAGCAATATCAGTATTACCTGGCTGTAGCGACAGATTTGACTGAGCACGACCGGGAAAAACTGACTGACTTGATTGGCAAGCTGAACGACAAAGTCGCGAAGCTGAAACAGAAAGAAGAACGTCAGTAG
- a CDS encoding glyoxalase/bleomycin resistance/dioxygenase family protein has protein sequence MKRFHVHVAVSDLEQSIQFYSILFNTEPSVRKDDYAKWMLDDPRINFAISKRAAQPGLDHLGIQVDDEGALEEITFRLKQANQKVLEQEKTTCCYAKSDKTWAHDPQGIAWESFYTIGEATTYGEDVQLLRESNAACCSPAVEEAIPVQLTRESKAACCAPEAPEVVPVQISKKGCCN, from the coding sequence ATGAAAAGGTTTCACGTTCATGTCGCTGTAAGTGACTTAGAACAATCTATCCAGTTCTATTCGATCCTTTTTAACACAGAGCCTTCGGTCAGGAAGGATGATTATGCAAAATGGATGCTCGATGATCCACGGATCAACTTCGCGATCTCGAAACGTGCAGCGCAACCCGGTCTCGATCACTTGGGAATTCAAGTTGACGACGAAGGAGCACTAGAAGAAATAACATTTAGACTAAAACAAGCCAACCAAAAGGTTCTCGAACAAGAGAAAACTACTTGCTGCTATGCAAAATCTGATAAGACATGGGCGCACGATCCGCAAGGAATCGCCTGGGAATCGTTCTACACGATTGGTGAAGCAACCACCTACGGCGAAGATGTGCAATTGCTGCGTGAGAGTAATGCTGCTTGCTGCTCTCCGGCAGTTGAAGAAGCGATACCCGTGCAATTGACTCGCGAAAGCAAAGCCGCGTGCTGTGCTCCAGAAGCACCGGAAGTAGTACCAGTTCAAATTTCGAAAAAAGGATGCTGCAATTGA
- a CDS encoding MOSC domain-containing protein, with protein MPITVVSQGREVVTGIFKKPVQGAIKLRKLNLDGDAQADLTVHGGPDKAVYSYSAEHYPWWREQMPGFDFEYGQFGENLTTQNMLESDVCIGDEFQVGTAVIKASQPRLPCYKLGVRFGRNDVIKRFMQSGFSGIYFSVVQEGELSVGDRIEFLRSDGLGINVRDVASLFTGRHMRNPDFIRRALDSQLADQMKSFIRSLG; from the coding sequence ATGCCGATTACGGTTGTTAGTCAGGGGCGTGAGGTCGTAACAGGAATATTCAAAAAACCTGTCCAGGGCGCAATTAAATTGAGAAAACTGAACCTTGACGGCGACGCGCAGGCTGATTTGACCGTACACGGCGGTCCAGACAAGGCAGTCTATAGTTACTCCGCTGAGCACTATCCCTGGTGGCGCGAACAAATGCCTGGTTTCGATTTTGAGTATGGGCAATTTGGCGAAAATTTGACCACACAAAATATGCTGGAAAGCGATGTCTGCATCGGAGACGAATTTCAAGTCGGCACTGCAGTCATTAAAGCCTCGCAACCCAGATTGCCGTGTTACAAACTGGGAGTGCGGTTTGGCCGCAACGATGTGATCAAGCGTTTTATGCAGAGCGGTTTCAGCGGAATTTATTTTTCCGTCGTTCAGGAAGGCGAGCTGTCTGTCGGTGACCGTATTGAGTTTTTGCGCAGCGACGGGCTTGGGATAAACGTTCGGGACGTCGCAAGTCTTTTTACTGGTCGCCACATGCGAAACCCTGACTTTATCAGGAGAGCGCTCGATTCGCAGTTAGCTGACCAGATGAAGTCGTTTATACGTTCCCTCGGCTAA